Proteins encoded together in one Aeromonas encheleia window:
- a CDS encoding FAD-binding oxidoreductase has product MKPLRNANIDEFKAHFRGEVLLAADADYDEVRQIWNAMIDRKPALIARCTSPEDVMQAVEFARKHDLLVSIRGGGHNIAGNAVCDGGLMIDLSLMKSVQVDPATRRASVEPGCTLADVDAAVQAHGLATPLGINSTTGVAGLTLGGGFGWLSRKFGMTIDNLLSAEVITADGRQLHASATENADLFWGLRGGGGNFGVVTRFEFQLHPVGPDVLSGLIVFAFDQAKLVLTRFARFTETMPDELSVWMVTRKAPPLPFLPEDVHGKEMVALALCYAGDPKEGERLIEPLRGFGTVLGEHIGVQPYVAWQQAFDPLLSKGARNYWKSHNFSQLSDGAIDAIIEYAGKLPSPQCEIFIGTIGGQTARVAPEAMAYSSRDANYVMNVHGRWESAGEDERCIAWAREFFTKSQPFASSGAYINFLTQDETDRIAFAYGATYDRLVEIKKKYDPTNLFRMNQNIKPV; this is encoded by the coding sequence ATGAAGCCGTTACGAAATGCCAATATCGACGAGTTCAAAGCGCACTTCCGGGGGGAGGTGCTTCTTGCTGCAGACGCGGATTACGACGAGGTGCGCCAGATCTGGAACGCCATGATCGACCGCAAGCCCGCGCTGATCGCCCGCTGCACCTCGCCCGAAGATGTCATGCAGGCCGTCGAGTTCGCGCGAAAACACGACCTCCTCGTCTCGATCCGAGGGGGTGGACACAATATCGCGGGCAATGCCGTGTGCGACGGTGGTCTGATGATCGACCTCTCATTGATGAAGAGTGTGCAAGTGGACCCGGCCACTCGCCGGGCCAGCGTCGAGCCCGGCTGCACCCTCGCCGACGTCGATGCGGCCGTACAGGCCCACGGCCTCGCCACGCCCCTGGGCATCAACTCGACCACGGGGGTGGCCGGTCTGACGCTCGGCGGCGGGTTCGGCTGGCTGAGCCGGAAGTTCGGCATGACCATCGACAACCTGCTCTCCGCGGAAGTCATCACGGCGGATGGCCGCCAGCTGCATGCCAGCGCAACGGAAAACGCGGATCTCTTTTGGGGGCTGCGGGGGGGAGGTGGCAATTTCGGTGTCGTCACCCGCTTCGAGTTCCAGCTCCATCCCGTCGGGCCGGATGTACTGAGCGGGCTCATCGTCTTTGCGTTCGATCAGGCGAAGCTCGTGTTGACGCGGTTCGCCCGTTTCACCGAGACGATGCCGGACGAGCTCAGCGTCTGGATGGTCACGCGCAAGGCGCCTCCGCTGCCCTTCCTGCCCGAAGACGTGCACGGCAAGGAGATGGTCGCGCTCGCCCTGTGCTATGCGGGCGATCCCAAAGAGGGGGAGAGGCTGATCGAACCGCTGCGCGGGTTTGGCACCGTGCTCGGCGAGCACATCGGGGTACAACCATACGTCGCCTGGCAGCAGGCATTCGATCCGCTCCTGTCGAAGGGGGCGCGCAACTACTGGAAGTCGCACAACTTCTCGCAGCTCAGCGACGGCGCGATCGACGCCATCATCGAATACGCCGGCAAGTTGCCGTCGCCCCAGTGCGAGATCTTCATCGGCACGATCGGCGGCCAGACGGCCCGCGTCGCGCCCGAGGCGATGGCCTACTCGAGCCGGGATGCCAACTATGTGATGAACGTGCACGGTCGCTGGGAGTCGGCCGGCGAGGACGAGCGCTGCATCGCCTGGGCGCGCGAGTTCTTTACCAAGTCGCAACCCTTTGCCAGCAGCGGCGCCTACATCAACTTCCTCACCCAGGACGAGACCGACCGCATCGCCTTCGCCTACGGTGCGACCTACGATCGGTTG